The proteins below come from a single Mytilus edulis chromosome 5, xbMytEdul2.2, whole genome shotgun sequence genomic window:
- the LOC139522851 gene encoding hepatitis A virus cellular receptor 1-like, with product MYKLCIFFCVLFGKTSAFFNSGMPCDVILSFNCDRFSVDTDERICDTNGFLYHNFCAFDQAVCKDSTLVIDSSFSCLLSPATATVKPPTTATVKPTTTGTIKPLITATVKPLTTATVKPPTTATVNPMTTATIKLLTTATIKPPTTATVKPTTTATVKPPTTATIELTTTATKTTTMTSGTKMSTTAQILMTGTTDKPTLTTQKPQSTTPQPNSTTSNPQPTTKQPSTARPTRNLLEQMFCDNKNTIVCKYDPNKVCGTDGVTYDNNCEFAKVQCDDIYLQIKNAGDCSS from the exons atgtacaaattgtgTATTTTCTTTTGTG TGTTGTTTGGAAAGACATCGGCTTTCTTCAATAGTGGTATGCCATGTGACGTCATCTTAAGCTTTAACTGTGACAGGTTCAGTGTGGATACCGACGAGAGAATATGTGACACAAACGGATTCTTGTATCACAACTT ctGCGCATTTGATCAAGCCGTTTGTAAAGACAGCACATTAGTGATAGACTCTTCATTCTCATGTTTACTGTCGCCAGCAACAGCAACGGTTAAACCACCGACAACCGCAACGGTTAAACCAACGACAACCGGAACGATTAAACCACTGATAACAGCAACGGTTAAACCACTGACAACAGCAACGGTTAAGCCACCGACAACCGCAACGGTTAATCCCATGACAACAGCAACGATTAAACTACTGACAACAGCAACGATTAAACCACCTACAACCGCAACGGTTAAACCAACGACAACAGCAACGGTTAAACCACCAACAACAGCAACGATTGAACTAACGACAACCGCAACCAAAACGACGACGATGACAAGCGGCACAAAAATGTCTACAACAGCACAAATCTTAATGACAGGAACAACGGATAAACCAACCTTAACGACACAAAAGCCGCAATCAACGACTCCACAGCCTAATTCAACGACATCAAATCCCCAACCAACGACTAAACAACCATCGACAGCCCGACCTACACGTAATCTGTTAGAACAAATGTTTTGTGACAATAAGAATACAATTGTATGTAAATATGATCCAAACAAAGTTTGTGGTACTGATGGCGTTACGTATGATAACAA